The Streptomyces sp. TLI_105 DNA segment GTTCAGGACCAGGGAGCCCTTGCCGTCGGAGTTCGAGACGTCGCCGGCCGCGGAGGCACCGGAGCAGGCGGAGGCGAGCAGGGCGAGCGGCACGAGCAGCGCCGCGGCGGACAGACGGAAGGACTTCACGATCGTCTCCTCGGTGGGTCGGTGGGTCGGTGGGTCGGTGGGTCGGTGGGTCGGTGGGGCGGTGGGGCGATAGGGCGGGGGCGATGGGGCGGGGGCGATGGGTCGGTCACGCCGTCGCGCTTTCGGCGAACTCGCCGTCGACGACGCCGAGTTCGGCGAGAAGCCGGGTGCGGAGCGCGGCGAGCGCGGGATCGCCTGGGGAGCGGGGACGGTCGAGGTCCACGGCGGTGTCGTACGCGATCACGCCGTCCCGCATCACCAGCGCGCGATCCGCCAGCAGCAGAGCCTCGTCGACGTCGTGCGTGACGAGCAGGACCGCGCAGCCGCGCCGCTGCCACAGCTCGGCCACGAGCCGCTGGGCCTTGATCCGGGTCAGCGCGTCGAGCGCCCCGAACGGCTCGTCGAGCAGCAGCAGATCCGGATCCCGTACCAATGCCCGGGCGAGCGACGCGCGTTGGGCCTCGCCGCCCGACAGGGTCTTCGGCCACGCCCCCGAGCGGTGGGCGAGCCCGACCTCCGCGAGCGCCTTCTCCGCCACCGCCCGGTCCGGCGCGCCCGGCAGCCCGAGCAGCACGTTCCGCCAGACCTTCTTCCAGGGCATCAGGCGCGGCGCCTGGAAGGCGACCGCGCGGCGGCGCGGCACGAGGACCGTGCCGGAGATCTCCCGGTCGAGGCCCGCGAGGATCCGCAGGAGGGTCGACTTGCCGCAGCCGCTGTGCCCGAGCAGCGCGGTGAACTGCCCCGGGCGCAGGGTCAGATCGAGCCCGTCGACGACGGGGCGCCCGTCGAAGGAGCGGGTGAGGCCCTGGACGGTCACTGCCCCGTGAAGGTCGGTCGCCATTGCAGCAGCAGCCTTTCGAGAGTACGGACGAGGGCGTCGGCGAGCAGGCCGAGGAAGGCGTAGACGACCAGGCAGACGACGATCACGTCCGTGCGGAAGAACTCCCGCGCCTGGTTCATGAGGAAGCCGATCCCGGCGTCGGCGTTGATGGACTCGCCGAAGACCAGCGCGAGCCAGGCCGTGGCCAGGGAGTAGCGCAGCCCGGTCATCGCCCCGGGCAGCGCGCCCGGCAGGACGACGTGCCGGACCAGTCCCCACCGCCCGAGCCCCAGGGACTCGCCCGCCTCGACGAGCCCCGCGTCGACTCCCCGGATTCCGGCGTACACGTTCAGGTAGAGGTGGAAGGCGACGCCGAGGGCGATCAGCGCCACCTTGGGCGCCTCCCCGATGCCCAGCCAGATGATGAACAGCGGGATGAGCCCGACCCACGGCACCGTCCGCAGCATCTGCACGGGAGCGTCGACCAGGTCCTCCCCGAGCCGCGAGAGCCCGGACACCAGGGCGAGCGCGATCCCCACCACCCCGCCGAGCAGCAGCCCCACGGCGACCCGGCGCAGCGAGACGCCCATCGCGGTCGGCAGCGTCCCGTCGCCGACCAGGTCGCCGGCGGCCCGGGCGATGGTCCCCGGCGAGGCCAGCACGTCCGCCGGGAGCACCCCCGCGGCACTGCACGACTGCCAGAGGAGGAGCAGCAGCACCGGGCCGGCGGCGCGGCGCAGCCAGCGCGGAACGGACGGGCCGCGGCCCGCTCTCCGGGCGGGAGTCAGGGCCTCGACATCCGGCAAAGGCGATATGTCGGGCGGAGAGGTGGGAGGGGCATGGTCGACCGTCATGACGGACTCCGGGGGAGAGGGAGGTGAAGGTACGCCTCAGCGGCCGTGGGCGCGGAGCGGACACGCGCGCACGACGATCAGGGCGTCAGAGGTGTGGTGGGGGTGAAAGGGCGTCAGCGGCCGCGGCGACACGCGGCGGAGGCCACCCGCAGCAGGTCGATGTGACCGCGCGTGGTGAGCAGGGCTGTACGCAACATGGCGCGAACGTAGCGGTCGTCACGCCCCGGGTCAACGGTGTCTCGCACCCTGGACGCGCGGTTCCCGGCCGGGCGCGCGTCCCCCGGAGCGCCCGGGACCTGTCCGACCGCGATCCGCCGGCAGGCCCTCGCCCACCGAACCGACGCGCCCCCGTGCCGATGCGCTGCACCTGCCGGGCAGCGTCGGGACGCTCGGCGCCGAGCCGGTCGCCGCGCTCCTGACCCGGGCCACGCTCCCGGCCGTGGCGGCCGACGCGGTCTGTGCCACCGTCCTCGGCCTCCTCGCGGACCGGCTCCTCCGGACCGCGGTGGTCCAGGCGGGGCCCCAGCAGGGCCTCCTCTCCTTCTCCGCCGGCCTCGGCAACGGCATCCCGGCCGCCCTGACCTGCGGCCTGGCGGCCGGTGTCCTCGCCGCCGCGGCGCTCCGGCTCTCCCCGCGGGACGCGCCGGGCCCCGCGTCCTGAGCCGCCGTACGGCACGGGTCCCGGCCGGGGGCAGGAGCTGACCGGACCTGCACAATACGGGGATGAGCGATGACGACCCGTACCTGTGGCTGGAAGACATCTCCGGCGAGGCCGCCCTCGCGTGGGTGGCCGAGCGGAACGCCGAGACGGCGGACGTGCTGGCCGCCGACGACGGGTTCGCCCCGCTGAAGGCGCGCCTGAGGGAGGTGCTCGACGCCTCGGACCGCATCCCGTACACCGTGCGGCGCGGCGCGCACCTCTACAACTTCTGGCGCGACGCCGAGCACGTGCGCGGGGTGTGGCGGCGCACGACCCTGGAGCAGTACCGCAAGGACGAACCCGCCTGGGAGGTCCTCCTCGACGTCGACGCGCTCGCCGCCGCGGAGGGCGAGAAGTGGGTGTGGGACGGGGCGCGGGTGCGCCGTCCCGCGTACGACCGGGCCCTGGTGCGGCTCTCCCGGGACGGCGGCGACGCCGTCGTGGTCCGCGAATTCGACCTGGAGAAGCGGGAGTTCGTCGCGGACGGCTTCGCGGTGCCGGAGGCGAAGACGCGGATCGGGTGGATCGACGCCGACACCGTCTTCGTCGGCACGGACACCGGACCGGGCTCCCTCACCGACTCCGGCTACCCGCGCACCGTCCGGCGGTGGCGGCGCGGCACGCCGATCGAGGAGTCCGAGCTCGTCTACGAGGCCGAGGACACCGACGTGTCGGCCTGGGGGTACCACGACCCCACCCCCGGCTTCGAGCGGGACTTCGTCGGCCGCTCGCTGGACTTCTTCCGCAGCGAGACGTACCTCCTGGAGCCCGACGGCACGCCCGTGCGCCTCGACGTCCCCGACGACGCGCTCGTCGAGGCCCACCGCGGGCACCTGCTCGTCACCCTGAAGTCCGACTGGCTGGGGCAGCCCACCGGCTCCCTCCTCGCCTTCGGCTTCGACGCCTTCCTCGCGGGCGACCGCACCCCCGAGGTGCTCTTCACCCCGGACGCGCGGACGGCCCTCGCCGGGCACTCCTGGACCCGGCACCACCTGATCCTGGAGACGATGCGGGACGTCAGCGCCCACATCGAGGTCCTCACCCCGGGCCGCGACGGCGCCGGCTGGACGCGCACCCCGCTCGTCGGCGTCCCGCCGCTGTCCGCCGTCGGCGTCGTGGACACGGACCCGGACGTCTCCGACGAGTACTTCCTCGACGTGTCCGGCTTCCTCCAGCCCTCCAGCCTCCACCGCGGGCACATCGGCGCCGACACGGAGGTCCTCAAGCAGGCCCCGGACCGCTTCGACACCGCCGGCCTCACGGTGGAGCAGCACTTCGCGACCTCCCCCGACGGCACCCGCGTGCCCTACTTCGTCATCGGCCCCGACCACGCCGTCACCGGCCCCGGACCCACCCTCCTCTACGGCTACGGCGGCTTCGAGGTCTCCCTCACCCCCTACTACGGCGCCGTCACCGGCCGGGCGTGGCTGGAGGGCGGCGGCACGTACGTCATCGCGAACATCCGGGGCGGCGGCGAGTACGGCCCGGACTGGCACCAGGCCGCGCTCGGGGCGCGGCGGCCGCGGGCCTTCGAGGACTTCGCGGCCGTCGCCGAGGACCTCGTCGCGCGGGGCATCACCACCCCGGACCGGCTCGCCGCGTCGGGCGGCAGCAACGGCGGCCTGCTCATGGGCGCGATGCTCACCCGGTACCCGGAGCTCTTCGGAGCGATCGTCGCGCAGGTCCCGCTGCTCGACATGACCCGCTTCCACAAGCTCCTCGCGGGCGCGTCCTGGATCGCCGAGTACGGCGACCCCGACGACCCGGCCGACCTCGCCCACCTGCGCGAACTCTCCCCGTACCACCGGCTCACCGCCGACCGGACCTATCCGCCGGTGCTCCTGATGACCTCCACCCGCGACGACCGCGTCCACCCCGGTCACGCGCGCAAGACGGCGGCGCGGCTACGGGAGCTCGGTCACCCCGTGCTGTTCCACGAGAACACAGGCGGCGGCCACGCGGGCGCCGGGGACAACGAACAGGCCGCCCACAACAGCGCCCTCGTGCACACCTTCCTCCGGAGGCACCTGAGCTGACCTGCCTGTCACAGCCATCCCTGGCGCTGTGCCTGCAGCGCCATCTGGAAGCGGCTCGTGGCGCCGAGCCGGGCCATGAGGACCTGGATCCGGCGGAAGAGCGTGCGGCGGCTGACCCCGATCTCCCGGGCGATGACCTCGTCGCTCGCCCCGCCCGCGAGCAGCCGCAGCAGCCGGCGGTCGGCCGGCAGCAGCCCGGCCGGCCGCACGGAACGGCCGTGCAGCGGCAGCGCGCTCTGCCAGGCCTGCTCGAACAGCGCCACGAGCGCCGACAGCAGGCCGCACGGCTGCACCACCAGCATGCTGTTGTGCACGTCGGCCTCCTTGATGGAGAGCGAGACCATGGCGTACGCCTCGTCGATGATCACCAGCTTCACCGGCACCGACGGCAGCACCCGCGCCTGCTCGCCCGCCTCCACGCACGGCTCGATCGCCTCCTCCAGCTGTCCCGGGTGCTCCAGCGACGCCTGCGAGTAGACGACCCGCTGGGTCACCCCGCGCGCCAGGGTCGCGAGGGCGTCGTCGGTGGCGCTCGGCAGCGGGAAGTACGGGGGAGAGTCCAGCTGCCGGATCTCCTCGCGCGCGCTGGCCCAGGCGTGCCGCATGCGGGGACCGACCGCGTCCCCCGTCACCACCTCGACGAGGTCGTCGTGGTAGGCGGCGAGCCGCTGCCGCCGGAACGACTCGAAGGCGCCGCCGACGGTGATCCGCGACTCGTCGAGCTCGGCCGCCCGGTGCCGCCCCAGGATCTCCAGGCCCGCGGCGGGCGGCACCGGAGCCACCAGGTCGGGGCCCTGCGCCGCCGGACTCGCCAGGCCCGCGTCGACCAGTTCCCCGTACGCCGCGGACAGCTCCGCACCGTCGAGACCGGCCGCGGAACCGATGGCGCTCAGCGGCGCGGGACCGAGGTCCAGGAGCCGGACGTAGACCCGGCGGGCCTCGTCGCCGATCCCGAGCAGCCGGAGCGCCTCACCGAGCTTCGCGTTCGCCATGGACCGCATTATCGACCCGCCCCGGCGGCCCCCGCCGCCCCGGGTGTGGCCGATCCGTGCCACTGACCGATCCGGGCACCCGGCGGGCCCGGGGCGCAGTACCGTCCGGGTGCCGTCGACGAGCGGCGGTCGAGAACGTACTGGGAAGAAGGTGCAGGACGTGGCGAAGGGTCGCAAGAACGGCCTCTACAACGGCGTCTCCGAGGAGCTCTCCGCTCTGATGAGGACGGGGTGGGCGGACACCGAGCGGCACGATCTCGAACCGGCCGAGCAGGCACCGTACGCGGCCCGCCGCCGCGCCGCGCTCTCCGCGCTCTTCCCCGGCGAGCGCCTGATCGTCCCCTCGGGGAACCTCAAGTACCGCTCCAACGACGACAACTACCCGTTCCGCCCGTACTCCGGCTACGTGCACATGACCGGCGACCAGGCCCGCGACGGCGCGCTCGTCCTGGAGCCCCGCGCCGACGGCGGCCACGACGCCTACTGTTACCAGCTGCCCCGCGACAGCCGCGACAACGACGAGTTCTGGATCGGCTACACGGCCGAGCTGTGGATGGGCCGCCGCCGCTCCCTCGCCGAGTCCGAGACCGTCCTCGGGCTGCCCTGCCGCGACGTCCGCACCATCACCGAGGACCTGGCCGCCGGCTCCGGCGTGCCGACCCGGATCGTCCGCGGCGTCGCCCCCGCCCTCGAAGCCGCCGTCACCACCGACGAGGAGCGCGACATCGAACTGGAGGGCGCGCTCAGCGAGCTCCGCCTCGTCAAGGACGAGTGGGAGCTCGGCGAGATGCGCAAGGCGGTGGACTCCACCGTGCGCGGCTTCACCGACTGCGTCGCCGAACTCTCCCGGGCGATCGCCTCGTCCGAGCGGTGGATCGAGGGCACCTTCTTCCGCCGCGCCCGCCTGGAGGGCAACCACGTCGGCTACGGCTCGATCTGCGCCGCCGGCGACCACGCCACGATCATGCACTGGACGGACAACGACGGCCCGGTGCGCCCCGGCGAGCTGCTCCTCCTCGACGCCGGCGTGGAGACGCACTCCCTCTACACCGCCGACGTCACCCGCACCCTCCCCATCAGCGGCACCTTCACCCCGGTCCAGCGCCAGGTGTACGACGCGGTGTACGAGGCCCAGGAGGCGGGCATGGCCGCGGTGAAGCCGGGCGCCCCGTACCGCGACTTCCACGAGGCGTCCCAGCGTCACCTGGCGGCCCGGCTCGTCGAGTGGGGCTTCATCGAGGGTCCCGTCGACCGCGCGTACGAGCTCGGCCTCCAGCGCCGCTTCACCATGGCGGGTACCGGCCACATGCTCGGTCTGGACGTCCACGACTGCGCGCAGGCCCGCACGGAGGAGTACGTCGACGGCGTCCTGGAGCCGGGCATGGTGCTCACGGTCGAGCCCGGCCTGTACTTCCAGCCGGACGACCTGACCGTGCCCGAGGAGTGGCGCGGCATCGGCGTCCGGATCGAGGACGACCTGGTCGTCACCGAGGAGGGCCACGAGAACCTGTCGGCCGGTCTGCCGCGCTCCTCGGCCGAGGTCGAGGCGTGGATGGCCCGGTTCGCGGGCTGAGGCTCCGCAGGGTCGCACGGGGGCCGTCCGCGCGTGCGCGGACGGCCCCCGTGGAACCTCCGTACACCTGTCCGGGCCGCGTGCGTCCGAACGAGAGAAAGAGGGGCGGATCTTCACCGATTCAGGTGACAGCGGTCGAGGCGAAACGTCCCTCCCGACAAGGGGGCGGCCACGCTCGACGTGACACATGGAGCCACCCTGTGGAGCGTCCGATGCAGCTGATCCCCCGTCACGACCCGTACCTCGTCGTCCGCTCGACCGGCGGTCTCACGGTCGCCGCCCTCCGGGGCGAACTCGACCTCGTCCTGGTGCGGCACCTGCGGCCCGAGCTCGACGCCCTCGTCCGGGAGTCCGACGCCCTGACCGTCGACATCCGGCGCCTCTCCTTCTGCGACGCCACGGGGCTGGGGCTCCTCGCCCACTGCGCCGGGCGCGTGCACCGGCGCGGTGCGCGCTGGCGGCTCCTCTGCGACCAGCCGTGGATCCTGCGGCTCATCCGGCTGACCGTGCTGACCGACGTCCTCCACCCCGAGCCGGGACCACCGGACTTCCTCGACGAGCCGGACCCGGTCGTCGGCCTGCCGGCCCCGCTCGGAGGGTCGGCCCCGCTCGGACAGCCGGACCCGGCGGCCCGGCCGGAACCGGTCGTCGGTCTGCCGCGGCCGGTCGCTCAGCCCGTCGTCCCGCCCGGGCCGATGGTTCCGCTGCCGCCCGGGCCCGGCGTGACGAGGCCCCTCTCGTAGGCGGCGATCACCGCCCGGGTGCGGTCGCGCCGCCGGAGCTTCCGGAGGACGCGGGCGCCGCGTGATCGCCGGGGCGGAGCCGGGCGGGGGCGAAGCGTCGGAGCCGGCGGGCCGGGCTCACGGGCGCCAGCGGGGCGCCTCGTCGTCCGGGGCGTCCGGGCTCGCGAAGTGGAAGGGCACCGCGAGGTGTTCGGCCAGCGCCCGGCCCGCCGCTTCGGCGGCCGTGGCCTCCGGACGGCGCGACTCCGCGGCCCGCGCCTCGCCCAGGTGCCGTACGGCCGTCTCCCGGTGGACCGTGGCGAGGTGCTGCTCGCCGGCGGGCGCGGTGGAGACGGCCAGGAGGATCACGAACCAGTCGTGGACGGTGTCGCCGTCCCAGATCGCCTCGATCGCGGCCACGGGCCCCGGGCAGCCGGAGGCCCGGGCGGCCAGCGACTCCAGGTCGAGGGGGCTGAGCGGGGTGCGGGCGATCCGGTCGCCGTGGTGCAGATACCGGGCGTGGACGACCCCCTCCGCCTCGTGGAGCCCCAGACCACGGCTCCGGCACGTCTCCCGGACGACCCGCACCGCCTGGAGCCGGCGGTCCTGGAGGACGTACCCGTCGACCTCGCCGCGGATGCCGTCCGGCAGCAGGTCCCACCACTCGGACGTCGTCGACTCGGCCATGCGGATCCTCCCCTTGTTCCCGACCGGGAGGTTACCCGCGGGTCGGGGGCGTGTGCGCGGGGTTTTCCCGGGCCCTCCGGCGGGCCGAAACCCCGTGGCGGGCCGGGCCCGTGGACGTGATGATGACCGGATGACCCAGCGCGCGCATCCCGTGGACGCCCTCGTCGTCGTCGACGTGCAGTCGGCCTTCGTCACCGGCGACGGGGCCGTGCCCGCCGCCGACCGCCTCGTCGACCGGACGACCGACCTGATCGCCCGGGCCCGGCGGGACGGGGCGTTCATCGCCCACCTGCAGAACGACGGGCCGCCCGGCGCCGAGGACGAACCGCACACGCCCGGCTGGGAGCTCCACCACCCCGTGGAGCCCGGACCGGCCGAGGTCGTGATCCGCAAACCCCACGACGACGGCTTCCAGGAGACCGAGTTGGGGGCCGTGCTCACCGGCGCGGGGGTGCGGGCGGTCGCCGTCTGCGGCGTGATGTCGGAGATGTGCGTGCAGGCGACGGCCCGTACGGCCCTGGCCCTCGGCTACCGGGTCGTCGTCCCGCACGACGCCCACGCGACGCAGGACATCCCGGCGGCGCCGGGCATCGGCGAGGCCGTGCCGGCCGCGACGGTCTCCCGCGTCGCGGCGTACGCCCTCGGGAGCGACGCCGAGACCACCGTCACGGCCGCCGACGTCACCTTCACGGCCCCTCGACGGCCTCCGGCCCGGCCGCCCCGGGAGACGGCTCCGTAGGCCGACCGCGCCGCCCGCGAGGACACCCGCCCGGTCGTCCGTCACTCCTCGCGCTGCGGCTGGATGCCCGCGAGGAGGTTGAAGGCGCCGGTGAGGAGGTTGAGGGTGACCACGCCGACCACTTCGGCGATCACCCGGTCGCTCCAGCCGTGCGCCCGCACCTCGGCGACGTCCTCGTCCGAGAGCGAACCCGGTTCGGCCAGGACCCGCAGGGCGAGGCCGATGAGGGCGGCCTCGCGCGGGTCGGTCGACGTGCCCTGGCGGGCGAGTTCGATGTCGGTCTCGGTCAGTCCCGCCGCGCGCCCGGCCGCCCGGTGCGCCTCGCGGCAGGTGCCGCAGCCGATCCACTCCTGGACGGCGAGGGACAGCTTCTCGCTCAGGGCGCGGGGGATCTTCACCCGCTTCATGGCGCGCGAGAGGCCGAGATAGCCGTCGAGCAGGGCGGGCGAGTGCGCCATCGTGGACACCATCTCACCGACGGAGCCGTGTCGTTCGACGATGTCGGTCAGCAGCTCGCGCGCGCGGCCGGGTGCCTGCTCGGGGGCGAGCGCGGTCAGTCTTCTCGTGGTCACGGAACCTCTCCTCTGTATACCCTCGGGGGGTATAACGCCGTGGGGTGGGGAGGGGTTCCCGGACCGCCGGGGCTCCCTGGGGAGGGGTCGGTTCACGAGAGGGGCGACGGTCTCCCGGGCGTCCGGGCGAAGCGGCCCGGGGTGGTGCCCACGATCCGCTTGAACGAGCGGTTCAGATGCGACTGGTCGTAGAACCCGGTCGCGGCCGCCACCTCGACCGGCGGCCGCCCGTCGAGCAGCAGACGCCGGGCCCGGTCGATCCGGCGGGCCGTCAGGTACTGGTGCGGCGCGATGCCGAAGGCGCCGCTGAACGCCCGTACGAGATGCGCCGGATGGGCGTGCAGCAGCCCGGCGGCCTCGTCCAGGGTCACGCCCTCGACGAGACGCGCGTCGAGGAGCTCCCGCAGGCCGTGCGCCACACCGGGATCGGCTCCACGCGCGGGCGTGACGAGCCGGGGCCGCAGGTGGCCGCGCAGCCGCTCGCCGATGAGGGCGAGGCGGCTCTGCGCCTCCAGCCCGTCACCCGGCTCCGCGAGCGCGGTGTGCAACTGCCCGACGCGGCGCCGCAGCAGCGGGTCGACGAGGTCGGGCGCGTCGACCGCCGGCCCGATGAAGCTCTCGTCCAGCTGGGTCAGGTCCAGGTACAGGACCCGCTTCCGGAAGCCGTCGGAGGTGGCGGGCGAGCCGTTGTGCGGGACCTGCGGCGGGAGCAGGGACACCGTGTCGCCGGGAGTGCCGCGCTCGTGCCGGTCGAGGTCGTAGCGGACCGCGCCGTCGTCGACGATGAGCAGGGTCCACACGTCGTGCACGTGCATCGGGTACGCGTGCTCGGTGAAACGGGCGTGGAACACCTCCACGACCCCGGGGACGTGCGGCCGCCACGCCGTGACTTGCTGCCGGGCCGCCGTACGGACCACCATGCAAGGAATGTACATGCGGCCTGTTGTGGTGCTCAAGCGCTCGACCTGCGGTTTCATGGTGTGCGTGGTGCTCCGTCCCATCAGTGGGGACTTCTGAGGGACTTAACGCTGACGATCTTGCTCCAGCCATGCGTCCATCGCTGCCAGCCCTCGGGAGCCCGCACCCGGCATGAAGTGGAGGTAGTGGTCGAGCGTGATCTTCGGGGACGAGTGCCCGAGCCACTTCGACAGGCTCACGATCGATTCTCCGGCTTCGAGCTGCACGCCGGCGTAGGCGTGCCGAAGGGCGTGGAACATGTCCGACCGGGATGCCTCGAAGACGGGGTGCCGGCGGACCTCGCTGCTGTAGCGCGTGACCTTTTGGCGCGGGCTGCCAGATTTGGCGCTATGGGGACCTCTCGGGTCCTGCCCCCTGGGGAGGCAGAAGTACGGCCGTCCCTTGACGTCCCATCGGAGCTGGCGCCGTACGTGGGCCACGCCGGCCTCGAGGTCGAAGTCTTCCTCCGCGAGCCCGAAGGCTTCTCCCTGGCGCAAGCCGAGGCCGAGCCCCAGGTCTACGGGGAACTGGTATCGCTCCTGGAGGTGGGATCGCACGGCATCCGCGATGACGCGCGTCCAAGCCTTCGCCTTCTTCTCTGGCGGGCGAGGGCGCTTGACGCTCTGGTGCGCCTTGACCGGATTCCGAAGAAGTCGCTTGTCGTCCACCGCGCTGCTGAGGATGGAGCTGAGATGCCCCCAGATCACCTCGGGCGTCGATGCTTCGACGCGCCGGAGCAGGAATGCTTTGAACGTTCGTAGAGCTCGTAACACGATCTTGTTGAATGGCCCTGGTCGGCCGTGACTAAGGCTTGTCCCGTAAGTGATCTTGGACCTGGTGAGGGCAAGGTCGGCGGCGGTACCGCCCGTTGGCCTGTCCGGCGAGGTGAGGTTGTGCAGGCGGGCGGTGCCGAGGATGGCATGGTGGACGCCGTCGCCCTTGCGGCGGCGGTGCGGGCTGACGAGTCCGGTGCCCTGGTAGCCGCCATCGGCGATGGTCATCGTCTTGCCGGCGGCGGCCTTGGCGCCGGACTCTTCCCGGCCGCGGGAGTCGTGCCGGTTGCCCGCCAGGGGCCGGCCGATCACGACGACCAGGC contains these protein-coding regions:
- a CDS encoding ABC transporter permease; amino-acid sequence: MTVDHAPPTSPPDISPLPDVEALTPARRAGRGPSVPRWLRRAAGPVLLLLLWQSCSAAGVLPADVLASPGTIARAAGDLVGDGTLPTAMGVSLRRVAVGLLLGGVVGIALALVSGLSRLGEDLVDAPVQMLRTVPWVGLIPLFIIWLGIGEAPKVALIALGVAFHLYLNVYAGIRGVDAGLVEAGESLGLGRWGLVRHVVLPGALPGAMTGLRYSLATAWLALVFGESINADAGIGFLMNQAREFFRTDVIVVCLVVYAFLGLLADALVRTLERLLLQWRPTFTGQ
- a CDS encoding ABC transporter ATP-binding protein codes for the protein MATDLHGAVTVQGLTRSFDGRPVVDGLDLTLRPGQFTALLGHSGCGKSTLLRILAGLDREISGTVLVPRRRAVAFQAPRLMPWKKVWRNVLLGLPGAPDRAVAEKALAEVGLAHRSGAWPKTLSGGEAQRASLARALVRDPDLLLLDEPFGALDALTRIKAQRLVAELWQRRGCAVLLVTHDVDEALLLADRALVMRDGVIAYDTAVDLDRPRSPGDPALAALRTRLLAELGVVDGEFAESATA
- a CDS encoding carboxymuconolactone decarboxylase family protein — encoded protein: MTTRRLTALAPEQAPGRARELLTDIVERHGSVGEMVSTMAHSPALLDGYLGLSRAMKRVKIPRALSEKLSLAVQEWIGCGTCREAHRAAGRAAGLTETDIELARQGTSTDPREAALIGLALRVLAEPGSLSDEDVAEVRAHGWSDRVIAEVVGVVTLNLLTGAFNLLAGIQPQREE
- a CDS encoding prolyl oligopeptidase family protein, with product MSDDDPYLWLEDISGEAALAWVAERNAETADVLAADDGFAPLKARLREVLDASDRIPYTVRRGAHLYNFWRDAEHVRGVWRRTTLEQYRKDEPAWEVLLDVDALAAAEGEKWVWDGARVRRPAYDRALVRLSRDGGDAVVVREFDLEKREFVADGFAVPEAKTRIGWIDADTVFVGTDTGPGSLTDSGYPRTVRRWRRGTPIEESELVYEAEDTDVSAWGYHDPTPGFERDFVGRSLDFFRSETYLLEPDGTPVRLDVPDDALVEAHRGHLLVTLKSDWLGQPTGSLLAFGFDAFLAGDRTPEVLFTPDARTALAGHSWTRHHLILETMRDVSAHIEVLTPGRDGAGWTRTPLVGVPPLSAVGVVDTDPDVSDEYFLDVSGFLQPSSLHRGHIGADTEVLKQAPDRFDTAGLTVEQHFATSPDGTRVPYFVIGPDHAVTGPGPTLLYGYGGFEVSLTPYYGAVTGRAWLEGGGTYVIANIRGGGEYGPDWHQAALGARRPRAFEDFAAVAEDLVARGITTPDRLAASGGSNGGLLMGAMLTRYPELFGAIVAQVPLLDMTRFHKLLAGASWIAEYGDPDDPADLAHLRELSPYHRLTADRTYPPVLLMTSTRDDRVHPGHARKTAARLRELGHPVLFHENTGGGHAGAGDNEQAAHNSALVHTFLRRHLS
- a CDS encoding STAS domain-containing protein — translated: MQLIPRHDPYLVVRSTGGLTVAALRGELDLVLVRHLRPELDALVRESDALTVDIRRLSFCDATGLGLLAHCAGRVHRRGARWRLLCDQPWILRLIRLTVLTDVLHPEPGPPDFLDEPDPVVGLPAPLGGSAPLGQPDPAARPEPVVGLPRPVAQPVVPPGPMVPLPPGPGVTRPLS
- a CDS encoding LuxR family transcriptional regulator, with the translated sequence MANAKLGEALRLLGIGDEARRVYVRLLDLGPAPLSAIGSAAGLDGAELSAAYGELVDAGLASPAAQGPDLVAPVPPAAGLEILGRHRAAELDESRITVGGAFESFRRQRLAAYHDDLVEVVTGDAVGPRMRHAWASAREEIRQLDSPPYFPLPSATDDALATLARGVTQRVVYSQASLEHPGQLEEAIEPCVEAGEQARVLPSVPVKLVIIDEAYAMVSLSIKEADVHNSMLVVQPCGLLSALVALFEQAWQSALPLHGRSVRPAGLLPADRRLLRLLAGGASDEVIAREIGVSRRTLFRRIQVLMARLGATSRFQMALQAQRQGWL
- a CDS encoding isochorismatase family protein, giving the protein MTQRAHPVDALVVVDVQSAFVTGDGAVPAADRLVDRTTDLIARARRDGAFIAHLQNDGPPGAEDEPHTPGWELHHPVEPGPAEVVIRKPHDDGFQETELGAVLTGAGVRAVAVCGVMSEMCVQATARTALALGYRVVVPHDAHATQDIPAAPGIGEAVPAATVSRVAAYALGSDAETTVTAADVTFTAPRRPPARPPRETAP
- a CDS encoding aminopeptidase P family protein, giving the protein MAKGRKNGLYNGVSEELSALMRTGWADTERHDLEPAEQAPYAARRRAALSALFPGERLIVPSGNLKYRSNDDNYPFRPYSGYVHMTGDQARDGALVLEPRADGGHDAYCYQLPRDSRDNDEFWIGYTAELWMGRRRSLAESETVLGLPCRDVRTITEDLAAGSGVPTRIVRGVAPALEAAVTTDEERDIELEGALSELRLVKDEWELGEMRKAVDSTVRGFTDCVAELSRAIASSERWIEGTFFRRARLEGNHVGYGSICAAGDHATIMHWTDNDGPVRPGELLLLDAGVETHSLYTADVTRTLPISGTFTPVQRQVYDAVYEAQEAGMAAVKPGAPYRDFHEASQRHLAARLVEWGFIEGPVDRAYELGLQRRFTMAGTGHMLGLDVHDCAQARTEEYVDGVLEPGMVLTVEPGLYFQPDDLTVPEEWRGIGVRIEDDLVVTEEGHENLSAGLPRSSAEVEAWMARFAG
- a CDS encoding AraC family transcriptional regulator; this translates as MYIPCMVVRTAARQQVTAWRPHVPGVVEVFHARFTEHAYPMHVHDVWTLLIVDDGAVRYDLDRHERGTPGDTVSLLPPQVPHNGSPATSDGFRKRVLYLDLTQLDESFIGPAVDAPDLVDPLLRRRVGQLHTALAEPGDGLEAQSRLALIGERLRGHLRPRLVTPARGADPGVAHGLRELLDARLVEGVTLDEAAGLLHAHPAHLVRAFSGAFGIAPHQYLTARRIDRARRLLLDGRPPVEVAAATGFYDQSHLNRSFKRIVGTTPGRFARTPGRPSPLS